Proteins co-encoded in one Opitutus terrae PB90-1 genomic window:
- a CDS encoding TonB-dependent siderophore receptor yields the protein MKPHCLFVAGAFSAAMIVSATRAQTASPAPTERASEEEPVVLSPFKVDASRDKGYRATNSISGTRLNTAIKDLPMPIEVITEEFLRDTGARTLRDSLRYSSGILLQTQNDYSAPAGSFSTSPGKINNPEGMTASATQTNMKIRGFQTESVLRDGFRRQNATDSVNIDRVEIARGPASLLYGVGNFGGVVNYLVKQPLRERATELSATYGSDNFMRATLDTTGPITANGSVAYRLTGAWQDTGSYTDFNDENHYFISPVVSWRPFESTELVFDVEYGHQKNMGIGWQTLRAVASPYVNEASGYNGNFYQIPGRDVREFRWSGPDTYRDGESANFLVKLTQRITDNLHLLVGVNRSTFNYDQLDNLAHFRRIEGDPGDIAWAVAPVTYAGLSSTQSGIPVGPQPSAIGYQWELRQQEDVHDQVRAELNFAGELFRDSSKWLRMKHSLLGGFSYTRETSEYHTRQTPGDVVNYHSPADYSYFRFGQQGNGTPDHPLVEWDNQETTVSNPALYLVYQGRLLDDRLTLIGGTRRDRSWNSVWQYNPQYRSDGTKGGDAERTDLRSDTNKDTTYQWGASLAITPKKDLSIYWMRSEGVQPNYQGKLDLYGRPLQAAIATNKEIGLKFDLFGGRLSGTISKFKIVRERGQVGSSSLVWFAPVVSGNLKFDPAKDIVYRVDELNPVTNDWNGAAVASAAQWDAAVAAGSVYQATNSAGETHWYANASKPTGAALLDAVFANVHAQKQYGWWGWIYGGADPGSLPFDNLVNNATMDDNGAQRAVATGTDQSKGWDTQIIWSLTDNLQVVATWSHIEKRVLNAQAWAKYPYPQDRWAIWYAPISWAATAGRPLSEVYTDPTDTSTFIAFGKGLPMDDTPENQATLWVNYKFTEGTMKGWSFGAGGWWEDERSIYPAYGQNALDNQGNPIFLSTKARTSVNAMVRYEFLLRGRESSVQLNVDNVLNDRDLYGFIYAAPIRWQLSFNHRL from the coding sequence ATGAAACCCCATTGTTTGTTCGTCGCGGGAGCGTTTTCCGCGGCGATGATCGTGTCCGCGACGCGGGCGCAAACGGCGAGCCCGGCCCCGACCGAGCGCGCTTCGGAAGAGGAACCCGTCGTTCTCTCGCCCTTCAAGGTCGATGCCTCGCGCGACAAGGGCTATCGCGCCACCAACTCGATCTCCGGCACGCGGCTCAACACCGCGATCAAGGATCTGCCGATGCCCATCGAGGTGATCACCGAGGAATTCCTGCGCGACACCGGTGCGCGCACGCTGCGCGATTCGCTGCGCTACAGCTCGGGCATCCTGCTGCAGACGCAGAACGACTACTCGGCGCCCGCGGGCAGTTTCTCCACCAGTCCGGGCAAGATCAATAACCCGGAGGGCATGACGGCGAGCGCGACGCAAACCAACATGAAGATCCGCGGCTTCCAGACCGAGTCGGTGCTGCGCGACGGTTTCCGCCGGCAGAACGCCACCGATTCGGTGAACATCGACCGCGTCGAGATCGCGCGCGGGCCGGCCTCGCTGCTCTACGGCGTCGGCAACTTCGGCGGCGTGGTGAACTACTTGGTGAAGCAGCCGCTGCGCGAGCGCGCCACCGAACTCTCGGCCACTTACGGCAGCGACAACTTCATGCGGGCGACGCTCGACACGACGGGTCCGATCACGGCGAACGGAAGCGTGGCGTATCGGCTGACCGGCGCGTGGCAGGACACCGGCTCCTACACGGACTTCAACGACGAGAATCACTATTTCATTTCGCCGGTCGTGAGCTGGCGGCCGTTCGAGAGCACCGAACTGGTTTTCGACGTCGAATACGGCCACCAGAAAAACATGGGCATCGGCTGGCAGACGCTCCGCGCGGTGGCGTCGCCCTACGTCAACGAGGCGTCGGGCTACAACGGCAATTTTTATCAGATCCCCGGCAGGGACGTGCGCGAATTTCGGTGGAGCGGACCGGACACCTATCGCGACGGCGAGTCGGCGAATTTTTTGGTGAAGCTCACGCAGCGGATCACCGACAATCTGCACCTGCTGGTCGGCGTGAACCGCTCGACGTTCAACTACGACCAGCTCGACAACCTCGCGCATTTCCGGCGGATCGAGGGCGATCCGGGCGACATCGCCTGGGCGGTGGCGCCGGTGACGTATGCGGGACTCTCCTCGACGCAGTCGGGCATTCCGGTCGGGCCGCAGCCGTCGGCGATCGGTTACCAATGGGAGCTGCGGCAGCAGGAGGACGTGCACGACCAGGTTCGCGCCGAGCTCAATTTTGCCGGCGAGCTGTTTAGGGATTCTTCGAAGTGGCTGCGGATGAAGCACTCGTTGCTCGGCGGATTCAGCTATACGCGGGAGACCTCCGAGTATCACACGCGCCAGACGCCAGGCGACGTGGTGAACTACCACAGTCCGGCCGACTACAGCTATTTTCGGTTTGGACAGCAGGGCAACGGCACGCCGGACCACCCGCTCGTCGAGTGGGACAACCAGGAGACCACGGTTTCAAACCCGGCGCTTTATCTGGTCTACCAGGGCCGGCTGCTGGACGACCGGCTGACGCTCATCGGCGGCACGCGGCGGGATCGGAGTTGGAACAGCGTGTGGCAGTATAATCCGCAGTATCGCTCCGACGGCACGAAAGGCGGCGACGCCGAGCGCACGGATCTGCGGAGCGACACGAACAAGGACACGACTTACCAGTGGGGCGCGAGCCTCGCGATCACGCCGAAGAAGGATCTGTCGATTTACTGGATGCGCTCCGAAGGCGTGCAGCCGAACTACCAAGGCAAGCTCGATCTCTACGGACGGCCGTTGCAGGCAGCGATCGCGACGAACAAGGAGATCGGCTTGAAATTCGACCTCTTCGGCGGACGACTCTCCGGCACGATCAGCAAGTTCAAGATCGTCCGCGAACGCGGGCAGGTGGGCAGCTCGAGTCTCGTGTGGTTTGCGCCCGTGGTTTCGGGCAACCTGAAGTTCGATCCGGCGAAGGACATCGTTTACCGGGTCGACGAACTCAATCCCGTGACTAATGACTGGAACGGCGCCGCCGTCGCGTCTGCGGCGCAGTGGGACGCTGCGGTGGCCGCCGGCTCGGTTTACCAGGCGACAAACTCCGCCGGCGAGACGCACTGGTATGCGAACGCGTCCAAGCCCACCGGCGCGGCGCTGCTCGACGCGGTGTTCGCGAACGTTCACGCCCAGAAACAATACGGCTGGTGGGGCTGGATCTACGGTGGAGCCGATCCCGGCAGTCTGCCGTTCGACAACCTCGTCAACAACGCGACGATGGACGACAACGGCGCGCAGCGCGCGGTCGCCACCGGCACCGACCAGTCGAAAGGCTGGGATACGCAGATCATCTGGTCGCTGACCGACAATCTGCAGGTCGTCGCCACGTGGTCGCACATCGAGAAACGGGTGCTCAATGCACAGGCGTGGGCGAAGTATCCGTATCCGCAGGATCGCTGGGCGATCTGGTATGCCCCGATTTCGTGGGCCGCGACCGCCGGCCGGCCGCTCAGCGAAGTCTACACGGACCCGACCGACACCTCGACGTTCATCGCGTTCGGCAAAGGGCTGCCGATGGACGACACGCCGGAAAACCAGGCGACGCTGTGGGTGAACTACAAGTTCACCGAAGGCACGATGAAAGGCTGGTCGTTCGGCGCGGGCGGTTGGTGGGAGGACGAGCGTTCGATCTATCCGGCCTACGGCCAGAATGCGCTCGATAACCAAGGCAACCCGATCTTCCTCTCCACGAAGGCCCGCACCTCGGTCAACGCGATGGTGCGTTACGAATTCCTGCTGCGCGGTCGCGAGTCGAGCGTGCAGCTCAACGTCGACAACGTGCTCAACGACCGGGACCTCTACGGCTTCATCTACGCCGCACCGATCCGCTGGCAGCTGTCGTTCAATCATCGGCTCTAG